The sequence gtgtttacacatttacaaatcaatgaaataatagacttcagtagcctttttcttatctttggatctctcatatgcaataataaactccaatggcctttttctcatcttaataaacaagaatgttggtaagagatggaaacaaacaatagtaactagtcaaagcatatcatattttttataagtttgcattgaaaaacttagtcaaatttagtaaaactaagggagagaatatattttgtaaatatgagttttacatatcttgaagttacttatcactcttaaaaatacaagttattcaaaaactaacgtagaagacttaaaaactagtggagaagacgcggacgacttcaatctaagttgtctagacgactaaactatatgtcgtctggtcaacgcagaggttatttttgcaattgactttgaaatctgttatttcggacgactgaaagttaagtcgtctactattgtttggttaaaaaaaaaactccaaaaaagctagacgacttacatttcagtcgtcagaggttagttttgcatttgactggattatttcagaagtttgactttttggacgacttacatttcagtcgtctagtgaaaattaaaataataatatttttttaaaagtagacgacttacagttaagtcgtcataggttagttttgcaattgaaaaaaaaacttcaagatttaattatatacagacgacttataattcagtcgtccacgagacgactgaaatgtaagtcgtccaggatttacgaggtttgaccagaatctcggaaaaaaaatcctagacgacttacaattaagtcgtctggtggacgactgaattataagtcgtctgtgtataattaaatcttgaagtttttttttcaattgcaaaactaacctatgactacttaattgtaagtcgtttactttaaaaaaaatattattattttaattttcgccagacgactgaaatgtaagtcgtctggggaagtcaaacttctgaaattatccagtcaaatacaaaactaacctatgacgactgaaatgtaagtcgtctaggttctttggaattttttttgaaaccaaacaatagtagacgacttaactttcagtcgtctcaggttacagatttcaaagtcaattgcaaaaataacctctgcgttgaccagacgacttccaggtaagtcgtctacagccagacgactgaaaggtaagtcgtctacagccagacgacttcccaagtaagtcgtctgacgaacagatctggaaaaaaactcgatgtcataccttaaattggtgagataagttccttagcatacataaggcttctccaagcacacagaatcacaaacggaagtcacccacccataatcgttagcttctatgactctatgaaccataaaaattttagaatcaaaatcttgggttttttttagctcattgtggagagaaagtgagagatatgttgtgtttagttcacaagaatggaaaaagaagaagggtaaatcgattttaggagcattaagagcttcaaattggttgttcatggtggttgtggtattgatgacaatggcaatcttgtaattacttgaagatgatgagggtgagagagtaaaaatgtcattttcgaaaaaaaaaaaaaaattgatggcattttcgtaaattatatgaacttgtggggtgaatagggcaaaaccaaatttcaaaaaaaaaggaggttagttttgtgtttgactttaagttgtaggtcaattttgcaaaaatcccaacTATTTTGTACAAATATCATATTGTGTTATGTTTGGTTATCACAACATAAATCCGGGAAGGTGCTCTTTTTATTTGAACTACGTTTTTATCTTTAgagatttctttatttttcagttATTTAACTCCTTATCTGCTAAATTCCTCATacaaaatattcatatattaagaCTGGAGTCATAGATCTATTGGGTAATAGTTTCCTAGTATTTCATTATAATTTGGGTGGAAGTCTATGTATGTTAAATGTTTTGATCATTTGACTATTCTCCCATTACATTACATTGCATTAttcatttttgtaaattttacaaTATGTAGTAAATTAGTAATAATCAATATAAAATGATTGAATGAGTCTCCAATCTGTTTTCTTGTCATAGAAGTAATCATATCAGAAGaacataaattaaacaaatGAAAGCATGTATATTTATATTCAGTTTTGGCCAATAGTGTACAAACAAGTTTTGTCATAACAAGGatttacaataattaattttcaaactATTTAATTAACAATCAATACACATTAACAATTTAACACGGTATTCACGCGTAGCTGCTATGCGTGCATGCAAGTAACTGTTTTTAATGCtctattgtttttgttttaaagagTTCTGATTAGGATCCTAgccaaaatataattatatgatatcacctataaaatataattatgaatAACTCTTAAGAAATTTCAGATGAGCAattctattttcttataaaattcaTCTCATAACACAAAATGCGATTCAAATACATAGAATTTATATGACATCACATAGAACATATAGATTAGTCACTGACCAACTTTTGTAATTAGACATTAACCAAAAGACCAGTTGTGGACCCCACAGAACTACGAATATTCGGATCCACCCAATTGGATCTGATCTTTAGATCCGAACCCTCAAGACGAACAGAAACAGACagacactttaaaaaaaaagacatctcCTCATACACGTCACCGGCCAGTCCTGTCTTTACCATTCCGAttagattattttatttctttctccattgaatttaaaaaaaataaaatcgaaGCTTTCTTCTTCCTTACGAGTTACGATACTCCGTTAATCCAATTCATCCTTTTATATTCCTTGGTTCGATAAACCCTCATTCGATTCAAATTTTTCTCAATTTGATTGCTAAAAGACCCAATTGaactttcattttaaaaaaaaaacataaagtttGTGTTTTTGATTTCTCCGATGATGATTTATTACGTCATCTTCCTTGTTGTTTCCTTGTTCGCCTCCGCGTTTTCCGATGAACTTTCCGACCCGTCGTCGATTCTCAAGTATCCGTCGGAGGAGACCAAGAGAGTCGACGGAGACGAGGTCAATTTGCATTGCACGAGCTGGAGATTCGCGGCGGAGACCAACAACCTCGCCCCGTGGAGCACGATTCCGGCGGAGTGCGCTGACTACGTCAAGGACTACGTGCTGGGTAAAGGGTACGTCGCCGATCTCGAGAGAGTCTCCGAAGAGGCTTCCGTCTTCGCGAGCACCGTCGATTTCTCCGCCGGCGACGGCAAAGACGCTTGGGTTTTCGACATCGACGAGACTCTCTTGTCCAATCTTCCGTACTACATCGACCATGGCTTTGGGTACGTTTTCTCAATCTCAAAACTTGGTTTAGTTTCTCAATCTCAAAActtggtttagtttggtttagtTTCTCAATCTCAAGACTTGGTTTAGTTTTCTCAATCTCAAGACTTGGTTTAGTTTTCCCAATCTCAAAACTTGGTTTAGTTTCTTAATCTCAAGACTTGGTTTAGTTTCTCAATCTTGTTACTCACTACCGAACATTGTTGCATGCAGGCTTGAGGTGTTTGATCACTCAGAGTTCGACAAGTGGGTTGAGAGAGGAGTGGCACCAGCCATAGCACCAAGCTTGAAGCTTTACCAAAGAGTTATTGATTTGGGGTACAGAGTTTTCTTGCTTACCGGGAGGAAAGAGAGTCACAGGCTTGTCACTGTTGAGAATCTCATCAATGCCGGTTTCCAGAACTGGGACAAGCTCATTCTCAGGTATATTCTTGCTCATATAAACACAAGTAGCTCGTTGGTTTTACTCTTAAAGCTTTATTTATTTGGACTTGCAGATCTCCAGATGAACAGCACAAGATGGCGACGCTGTACAAATCTGAGAAGAGGGATGAGATGGTGAAAGAGGGATATAGGATTCGAGGCAATTCAGGTGACCAATGGAGTGATCTGTTGGGTTCCTCCATGTCTCAACGATCTTTCAAACTTGCAAATCCAATGTACTATATCCCTTGAAGAGTGACGAGTGTGAAGACACAGGGAGCTTTattcaataatattttctaaattgtaTAGACTTGCTTACTTACTTACCAGAGGGTAATCAAAGTTTCATGATTGCCTCCGCTTGTAATTTGTCAGCTATTATATGTACTACTACTAATAACACAGTAAAACTTGTTTCggggaaaagaaaataaatatagagCTGACAGTAATATTACTTTCATTGTAACGCAGTAATACTGTAATAGTATCATCTGGAAATTATCAAACTTTCCTTAATCAGTTTGGTTTATAACATCGTGTTAACGATTTGGATGTAAATACTACATGAGACTTACGATAAGGCAACATCTAACGGAATAATACGtgaaaatatttgtatttattgtAAAGAATAAGAATGAGCAAAACTTATGAGCACTTTGAGTTTGATATAAGAGTATTGTTTACTTCTCACAACAACAAACATATTTTCTTTGCGCTTCAACttcttgaaaatatatttttcttcacTATGGTGTAATTgtaatttcttttcttttttttttggtaaaaactgTAATTTCTTTTGGTAAAAATTGCAATTTCTTTTGAAAACGATGGCAAAGCCACTTTTGTTTTCCTGTTCTTCAAGCATATCACATCAGCGACGATGGCAAAGCCACTTTTGGTCGGGAACCCCGACACAACAAGGCCTGTGTCAGTTTGGTGCTTGGCGCAAGAGTCGTTACGTATTATTGCGACATAGAAGTAAAACAAAATGAAGATAATTCACAAAAGTTTTCAATCTCGAACACGTTTTTTTATAAGGGAAGGACAAAACGTATAAATACAAATTTTGCAATCACCGAGAATGGGAACTCGATCGCAAGATCAAAGAGTATCCTCCACATTCGTTAAGAGTTTACCCTAAGACAATCATCATTCGAGAGAACCTGCTATTGTTCAACACTTATGGATAATTCTTTGGTCCCTTTGAATAGCATTTCAAAAGAAGCTCTTGACTTCTCTTCGCCTTCTTGTTTTCAATAACGTTGGACAATTCTTTAGAGTCCCTTTTTACTGAATAGTTATTACATCTTTCTAACAAGTGTAATATATTACCAACTAAATCTTTTATGTAAAGCAAAGTAATAACTCCTGAATAAAAATATGTGAATTTTTTTAGATGTTACACCTaaaattcttcttcttctctctcattTCCTTTTTTTAGGTTGGCAtttctcttttatttaaatatagttGTTTCTGGATCTTCAGTTTGGAGCTTTTCAAGAATGACATTACACTTGTCCATGGTTCGGGCGTCAAGAAGGCCGTGGTTCCATAGTTTCACCATAAACATTCTCCAGTCCCTACACAAGTACTCACTCACCTTTATCAACAAAACCACTTTCTTCTACGAAACATTtgtcaaattaaaaaaagtatGGAGGAAATGAGAGTTAAATTACCAGATCAAATCGGGTCTTTGAACCATGATTGGTCCATGTAATCTTGAGAACGCCTCACATGCCCATGGAATGTGACCATCTGCTAATACTCTGCAAAGCGTCAAGGTAATGCTTATCCTGAGATTATCCTCTAatgttcactttttttttactaatccACAAACTCCACATATGCCTCTAAATTTGTTTGAAGTAAGACTAGACATCATACGTATTAAGAAGAGATAAGACACGTACTGTTGCTTCCTCACGAACGAGTTCCACATGTGCATCATCTCCTTCTCATCCTTAGTCACATCAACGAAATCATCCAGCATCTGAGAGAAAGTAAGAGTTTCAGATtgtaaaagagagaaaaaaatcattcaCTGTAAACTAATGAGGAATCGGTCAAACTATGTAACAACCGAGAACAAACAGAGACAGTTTCGTTTTATAAGCACATTATTAATCTGGTTCTATTGTTCCATATCAGACCATGAGGGCTTGCTCACATATTTCTTATTGAGACCTCTACCATACTATTTAATAACACTTTAGCTCCTATAAAGTTCAATAGGGAGGGATATGGCAAGACTGGCTGCATTGGCATCATCATATTCATACCCTTCTATCTTCAAAATCTGCCACATCATCATCAACTTCATCTTCACTATCTCGGTCAGAAAGTACTTGTTCTATAGCCATGGGCTGCGATAGTACAAATCACAATCAGTTGTAATCTTCATAAGAAAGAGAGCTAAAGAAGAAATAGGTCACCTGAGATCGGTGAGAGTGAAAGAACTGTCTCTTCTGAAGGAGGCTACGGCTGGAGGagacaaaaacattgaaaacATCAGTCGCCTGATTTGGGACAGAGAATCAAAGAAAGTAAAAACATACTTCCTCAATTCCGACCGTTCTATAGATAGTTTCCTCGTTTTTGCAAACTGCAGCATCGTACTTCCAGCTACTGACTGCACATTGTCTGGATCACCACCTGATTGCATATCTGCAGGAAGAACTCTTTGACCAGACGACTCACCAACCCCATTTCCAGGTGGTATCCGGTTCTTCTCACTTCTAAGAGGATGAGcatctgaaaataaaattttaaaaagatgtaCCAAATGATCCAATGATGTTGAATGCACATAAGAAACTAAGACATAAAACTAGACAGGCTCTCATGGAAAAAGAAGGAAAATCCAAGTAAGATGCATTACAAACGACCACTAACCATCAGTCTTATCTAGCACCTCGCAGCCTAGTCCAAGTTGGCGCCCCTGCCTTGAGCTCCGTACTTGACTCTTTTGCTTCCTACGTCTGTATTTCTTTGAACTGTCATATAATTCTTATGGTCTGTAAGACATCCAAATGCTAGTAAGATAAGTAAAGGAAACATAATAGGCCAGATTACTTACGAGAAATACAATGTTTGCTGCTTTGGGTCAACACCGCCCTCATTGATCTGagaaataaaatttatgaaCATTTACATTTACAAAACTTTGCTAAGAGTGATCATCAAATTGGAAAAACTAGGCAGACATAGAATATATTATAGCATTAACTGCTACAAGAAGGTTTAACAGTTCAGCAGCGATGCCATTGTAATGTGGCAAATAACAAGGATATTCCAGTTATGCTATTTAACCACTCCAAATGATCAACATCGGAAAAAACTAATGGATATAGAGCAAACAAAGAAGATGCTCTAACCTCGGCGATCATTGTCTCACTCTTAAGAGACACGTTTACAGCCTGGTATTCTTCACTTACCTGAAACCCAAGCGGAGCAGATTAGtgccaaaataaaaaatggaaaaaaacaaTGCTGAGCAAGATCTAACTGAATTTTGAAGTTACTAACCCAAAACTCGAAATTGAAGAGATCATGGGTTGCTGGCAAATGAAATTTCAGGCCCTACAACATGATTGGGACAAAAAAAGGATTGCATCACTACAAGTACAAGTCACTATAGCTGTATATCTCTGTCTGAGAGGTATGACTGAGGATGGAATTGAAAGTCCACCTTGAAACTGCCACATTTTACTAAGCAGATTGAACAAGAAAAGTCTTCAGTTACTGCAAGACACAAAGCAAACAGAATCCAAGATGTTACTTACAACAAGAAAGATAATACAAAATGTTCTTTACCTAAATAGGTTAGTGATTATACAAAATTACCTTCAGTCTTCTGCAGTTTGTTGTTATAGTATTTGTAATTGAAAACTACATTCCCTTTTCTCAACCTAGGCAATGAATGTAGCATAGTGATTTAGAGTCGACATTATAAGTTGTAGGTAACACTTACAATTCAAGAAAACTGAAAACTCTAGATTAAGAAAGGTCAACAGAGTTTATATAATTGCAATAAAACAATTGCAACAGAGCTTATACAATTGAAATAAAACACAATGAGATGAGGAAAGAAAGATTGTAGACTAAACTAAAGTTACCTGATAATTTGTACGAGTGAAGAGGCAGAGATGCCATTATATGAAAATGAACTATAAGGAGATTTTTCTGTTGCCCCAACCAGTTCTGCAGATATGGTGACTTGCACTTGTTGGGGTGAGCTCTTCAAACAAGAAGTACAAGAATTATAAGATTACCATTGCACAACATTCTCAGAACAACGGATGGAAGTATAGCAAAGTTACCGAGGTGAGGGGATTGCTGGGAACTTGAATCGAGACACACTTTTCCTCAGCCATAGACTTTAGCTGCAGAAATGGACAAGTTATACCCAGTAATGGTTTCATTTAAATGGTGAAGAGCATAACATACTTAAAcagtaattaaataaaaagatttagGAAATAATATTTACCTTGATGAAGCAAGGCTGCATTTCAACAAGAGAAACTGAGTTTACTTTCTGTCCCAATTCCAAGTCTGCAGAATTCTGCCACGTTGCATAGAGCGATTGAAGAGGTATTTTGCTCCATAGGCAATGTCCTCCTATATTTcctgcaacaacaaaaaaaaaactctcattATCATAGAAGAAAGAGACTTTgagaataaaaagataaaaaaagtataaaataacaataatagcATGAggttagaacaaaaaaaaacaagaatttcAATCAGATATCTTTTATGACATGGACTGAGGTTTCTATATTTCCACAATATGACATGGAAAACAATAGCACATAACGtttataatcaaaataataGTACCTGAGTGTATAGTGCTTGAATCAATGCCAAACTGAGAGTTTTGCGCACCAGCTACAAGAAAGAATAATCATTTGATCAGTTTATCTGGATACAGGACATATATATGAATGTCTTCAAATAAATCTAACTCACCAAAGCTGATAAATAAGATAGCTAGAGATCCTGATTTTGCGTCCAAGGCAAGCCTGCTCAAATCAGGGAGAAGAAAGTTGGCTTGAGCTTGACTAACTCCATCAACCCCCAGGACACTAGTAAGGATGCATGCTCTAGTGAACCTATATACTGCAGAATACTACAGTTTGAAAAtttcaacaaaaacaaaagaagaagaatgttaGCGACGAAAAGATAAGGTACAAGTGACATCAGATAATGATCAATCAAATTCACTTTAAGGTTTCAAACGCCTACCTCTGCAGCAGGCTTAGGAGAAACGAGTCTTGCCAGCAAAATATACAGAGGGAACAGCTTTTGAGTTTGTACCCCAGCATCTGTAGTCCCCGAAAGGAACACACTCATTTGTATTCTGCACCAAAGCGGAAAGTCTCATAAACTTAACAAAGCATTAAGGTgactagaagaaaaaaaacaatgaagattCTGAACAGaagacaagaaaagaaaaaactttaCCTGCTTTTATGTTTTGCTTCAATCTTATAATTCAAACATCTCTGAAGAAACAAAGGCTACACCAGAGAGGGAGGAGAGAAATAGTTAGGATGGCTCTCATAACTAATCATACACATCCCTCAAAAGaaatgttaaataaaaaaacatacttTCTTAATAGCACGGCGCTGGATAATGTTGTAGAATTCAACAGGCTTGCAATACGCTTCCAAGCTCTCTTCAGCAGCAATCTTCTCCTCTTCAGACAAATGCACACGGGGGTCTTCATTGCACATCTGATCTGTGCTTCTTGAACACCTGCGATTTGCAAGCAACCTCATTACAAGTGTTCTCCTGACTCATTTCTCGAGCTTTCTAAAATCTACAAGTGTGTCAAGTGAAAGAGGGCATACGAAGAGGTTTGACGAGTGACGAGAGGGATGCCTGGCATTCTCGCTTACGAGATCATCATAGACTGCTATTGCTTTTTCCACCTTCAGCCtgcgaattaaaaaaaaaaagggtcttTCGTCAAAACAATCCACAAGTAGAGAATCAATTCTAAGCTATTAACAGAAAACAAAATGGAAGAGTGACCTTCGAAAATTCCGCAAAAACTTAGAATTCAGAGAGATGTCCGATTGAAAGAGTGGAGGGTGAGGATCAGGAAAGGGAGATGGAACAGTTTAACCGACACACACACAacaaaaaaccctaattttgagAATTATCTTGGAAGCCAAACACAGAAGAGTGTTTTGAAGCCAGTAACCATTCTTGTCTGATTCTTACCAACTTAACTCGTGAATTGCCTTtgttaccaatttttttttccttttttttttcttaacgaTTAGAGACGAGTATGAACCTAGACGATACTAGatgaaaactattttattgcttcagttacaaaataaactatttcattacttttcaattattttatttattttaataataatatactaaTTGTTGACAAAAGTATACTAATTAgaatttagaaataaatatatatatatatattaaaatttgacaAGAATGTTAAGAGTTTGGGATTTTTTTGGATCATATGTTTAAACGTCATTCACATATACATAAAAGATTGAATTATGTTGAGGTTTAGTTCGAAACTTAGTGGGTTTGGTGGGGATTCGTCTACCCATTTAtgtttttctaaatatattataaaatctaaaattactTCAAAACTATATACAACATAGCATATgaccaaatatttaaatatacattaaaccaaaaatttaagttatttatCCATGTTTTAGATTCATTGAAATTTTTTGGGTACATTTCAAGACTAAATTGAGGTTTATGTGATTTTCATGGGTTTTTCATGTTTTGAAGTTTTCTCGGATACTTATTCGGATTTGGTTTAAACCTAAAATATTGTAGAAAAACACTCATTTGGGTATTATGTCGGGTTTTGATTCATGGTCATTTTTATCTGTTCGGTTCGGAATTCTAAATCTGTTTTTAATCTCTCAT comes from Brassica rapa cultivar Chiifu-401-42 chromosome A02, CAAS_Brap_v3.01, whole genome shotgun sequence and encodes:
- the LOC103852159 gene encoding acid phosphatase 1; this encodes MMIYYVIFLVVSLFASAFSDELSDPSSILKYPSEETKRVDGDEVNLHCTSWRFAAETNNLAPWSTIPAECADYVKDYVLGKGYVADLERVSEEASVFASTVDFSAGDGKDAWVFDIDETLLSNLPYYIDHGFGLEVFDHSEFDKWVERGVAPAIAPSLKLYQRVIDLGYRVFLLTGRKESHRLVTVENLINAGFQNWDKLILRSPDEQHKMATLYKSEKRDEMVKEGYRIRGNSGDQWSDLLGSSMSQRSFKLANPMYYIP
- the LOC103852160 gene encoding polycomb group protein EMBRYONIC FLOWER 2 isoform X1; protein product: MPGIPLVTRQTSSCSRSTDQMCNEDPRVHLSEEEKIAAEESLEAYCKPVEFYNIIQRRAIKKPLFLQRCLNYKIEAKHKSRIQMSVFLSGTTDAGVQTQKLFPLYILLARLVSPKPAAEYSAVYRFTRACILTSVLGVDGVSQAQANFLLPDLSRLALDAKSGSLAILFISFAGAQNSQFGIDSSTIHSGNIGGHCLWSKIPLQSLYATWQNSADLELGQKVNSVSLVEMQPCFIKLKSMAEEKCVSIQVPSNPLTSSSPQQVQVTISAELVGATEKSPYSSFSYNGISASSLVQIIRLRKGNVVFNYKYYNNKLQKTEVTEDFSCSICLVKCGSFKGLKFHLPATHDLFNFEFWVSEEYQAVNVSLKSETMIAEINEGGVDPKQQTLYFSSKKYRRRKQKSQVRSSRQGRQLGLGCEVLDKTDDAHPLRSEKNRIPPGNGVGESSGQRVLPADMQSGGDPDNVQSVAGSTMLQFAKTRKLSIERSELRNRSLLQKRQFFHSHRSQPMAIEQVLSDRDSEDEVDDDVADFEDRRMLDDFVDVTKDEKEMMHMWNSFVRKQQVLADGHIPWACEAFSRLHGPIMVQRPDLIWDWRMFMVKLWNHGLLDARTMDKCNVILEKLQTEDPETTIFK
- the LOC103852160 gene encoding polycomb group protein EMBRYONIC FLOWER 2 isoform X3, giving the protein MPGIPLVTRQTSSCSRSTDQMCNEDPRVHLSEEEKIAAEESLEAYCKPVEFYNIIQRRAIKKPLFLQRCLNYKIEAKHKSRIQMSVFLSGTTDAGVQTQKLFPLYILLARLVSPKPAAEYSAVYRFTRACILTSVLGVDGVSQAQANFLLPDLSRLALDAKSGSLAILFISFAGAQNSQFGIDSSTIHSGNIGGHCLWSKIPLQSLYATWQNSADLELGQKVNSVSLVEMQPCFIKLKSMAEEKCVSIQVPSNPLTSSSPQQVQVTISAELVGATEKSPYSSFSYNGISASSLVQIIRLRKGNVVFNYKYYNNKLQKTEVTEDFSCSICLVKCGSFKGLKFHLPATHDLFNFEFWVSEEYQAVNVSLKSETMIAEINEGGVDPKQQTLYFSSKKYRRRKQKSQVRSSRQGRQLGLGCEVLDKTDDAHPLRSEKNRIPPGNGVGESSGQRVLPADMQSGGDPDNVQSVAGSTMLQFAKTRKLSIERRSLLQKRQFFHSHRSQPMAIEQVLSDRDSEDEVDDDVADFEDRRMLDDFVDVTKDEKEMMHMWNSFVRKQQVLADGHIPWACEAFSRLHGPIMVQRPDLIWDWRMFMVKLWNHGLLDARTMDKCNVILEKLQTEDPETTIFK
- the LOC103852160 gene encoding polycomb group protein EMBRYONIC FLOWER 2 isoform X2 — translated: MPGIPLVTRQTSSCSRSTDQMCNEDPRVHLSEEEKIAAEESLEAYCKPVEFYNIIQRRAIKKPLFLQRCLNYKIEAKHKSRIQMSVFLSGTTDAGVQTQKLFPLYILLARLVSPKPAAEYSAVYRFTRACILTSVLGVDGVSQAQANFLLPDLSRLALDAKSGSLAILFISFAGAQNSQFGIDSSTIHSGNIGGHCLWSKIPLQSLYATWQNSADLELGQKVNSVSLVEMQPCFIKLKSMAEEKCVSIQVPSNPLTSSSPQQVQVTISAELVGATEKSPYSSFSYNGISASSLVQIIRLRKGNVVFNYKYYNNKLQKTEVTEDFSCSICLVKCGSFKGLKFHLPATHDLFNFEFWVSEEYQAVNVSLKSETMIAEINEGGVDPKQQTLYFSRRKQKSQVRSSRQGRQLGLGCEVLDKTDDAHPLRSEKNRIPPGNGVGESSGQRVLPADMQSGGDPDNVQSVAGSTMLQFAKTRKLSIERSELRNRSLLQKRQFFHSHRSQPMAIEQVLSDRDSEDEVDDDVADFEDRRMLDDFVDVTKDEKEMMHMWNSFVRKQQVLADGHIPWACEAFSRLHGPIMVQRPDLIWDWRMFMVKLWNHGLLDARTMDKCNVILEKLQTEDPETTIFK